A genomic region of Pelodiscus sinensis isolate JC-2024 chromosome 19, ASM4963464v1, whole genome shotgun sequence contains the following coding sequences:
- the MAP2K2 gene encoding dual specificity mitogen-activated protein kinase kinase 2: MPAKRKPVLPALTITPTIAEGPSPDGSSEANLVDLQKKLEELELDEQQKKRLEAFLTQKAKVGELKDDDFERISELGAGNGGVVTKVQHKPSGLIMARKLIHLEIKPAIRNQIIRELQVLHECNSPYIVGFYGAFYSDGEISICMEHMDGGSLDQVLKEAKRIPEEILGKVSIAVLRGLAYLREKHQIMHRDVKPSNILVNSRGEIKLCDFGVSGQLIDSMANSFVGTRSYMSPERLQGTHYSVQSDIWSMGLSLVELSIGRYPIPPPDSKELEAIFGRPMVDGAEGEPHSISPRPRPPGRPVSGHGMDSRPAMAIFELLDYIVNEPPPKLPSGVFTQDFQEFVNKCLIKNPAERADLKMLMNHAFIKRSEVEEVDFAGWLCKTLRLNQPSTPTRTAM, encoded by the exons GGCTAACCTGGTAGATCTTCAGAAGAAGCTGGAGGAATTGGAACTGGATGAGCAGCAAAAGAAGAGGTTAGAGGCTTTCCTCACCCAGAAAGCCAAGGTTGGGGAGCTGAAAGATGACGACTTTGAGAGGATCTCCGAGCTGGGAGCTGGTAATGGTGGGGTAGTCACCAAAGTGCAGCACAAACCCTCAGGACTCATTATGGCACGAAAG ctgattCACTTAGAAATTAAGCCCGCCATTCGTAATCAGATTATCCGAGAGCTGCAGGTGCTGCATGAGTGTAACTCTCCATACATTGTGGGTTTCTATGGAGCTTTCTACAGCGATGGGGAAATCAGCATCTGCATGGAGCACATG GATGGAGGCTCCCTGGATCAAGTGTTGAAGGAAGCCAAAAGGATTCCTGAGGAGATCTTGGGGAAAGTCAGCATAGCC GTTCTGCGAGGTTTGGCATATCTAAGAGAGAAGCATCAGATCATGCACAGAG ATGTGAAACCTTCTAACATCCTGGTCAATTCCCGAGGAGAGATCAAACTGTGTGACTTTGGGGTTAGCGGTCAGCTCATTGACTCCATGGCAAACTCCTTTGTGGGGACTCGATCCTACATGTCT CCTGAACGGTTGCAAGGCACTCATTACTCAGTTCAGTCTGACATCTGGAGCATGGGGCTCTCCCTGGTGGAGCTGTCTATCGGAAGGTATCCAATCCCCCCACCTGACTCCAAGGAACTGGAAGCGATATTTGGCCGCCCCATGGTcgatggggcagagggagaaccTCACAGCATCTCACCGCGGCCCAGACCCCCAGGGCGCCCTGTCAGTG GCCACGGAATGGACAGTCGGCCTGCAATGGCCATCTTTGAACTGCTGGACTATATTGTTAATGAG CCGCCGCCGAAGCTGCCGAGTGGAGTTTTCACGCAGGACTTCCAGGAGTTTGTAAATAAATG CTTAATTAAAAACCCAGCGGAACGGGCAGATCTGAAGATGCTGATG AATCATGCCTTTATCAAACGCTCTGAAGTGGAAGAGGTGGATTTTGCAGGCTGGCTGTGTAAAACACTGCGGTTAAACCAGCCCAGCACCCCTACCCGCACCGCTATGTGA